In Nitrospira sp., a single genomic region encodes these proteins:
- the ruvX gene encoding Holliday junction resolvase RuvX, with translation MQGRRILALDYGTKRIGVALSDELGWTAQPLETFERRTLDRDIAHVASLVGSHEVGQVVLGFPLQLDGREGPAVQAMRQFADRLEQGLPVPVVLWDERMTTKAAEDLLIAADVSRKKRKGAVDRVAAAILLQSYLASLASPPSGAGGGSDYEEATLAQAHDIPDYPHAAPVRGRRAGRGRLSRDEMG, from the coding sequence ATGCAAGGCCGACGTATCTTGGCCCTCGATTACGGAACCAAGCGGATCGGGGTCGCCCTCAGCGATGAGCTGGGCTGGACCGCGCAGCCGCTCGAGACGTTTGAGCGCCGTACCCTTGATCGGGATATCGCACATGTCGCGTCGTTGGTCGGTTCTCATGAAGTCGGACAGGTGGTCCTGGGATTTCCGCTTCAGTTGGACGGACGGGAAGGGCCGGCAGTTCAGGCGATGCGGCAATTCGCCGACCGTCTGGAACAAGGCCTGCCGGTGCCGGTCGTCCTCTGGGACGAGCGGATGACGACCAAGGCGGCGGAGGACTTGCTGATCGCCGCTGATGTGAGCCGGAAGAAGCGCAAAGGCGCCGTCGATCGCGTGGCCGCCGCAATCTTGTTGCAGAGCTATCTGGCAAGCCTGGCGTCGCCCCCTTCTGGCGCAGGCGGCGGTTCCGATTACGAGGAGGCAACGCTCGCACAGGCTCATGACATCCCGGATTACCCTCATGCTGCTCCTGTCCGTGGTCGTCGCGCTGGGCGTGGCCGCCTATCGCGTGATGAAATGGGCTGA
- the alaS gene encoding alanine--tRNA ligase: MMNNSADELRRGFHRYFEEHGHRSLPSSPLIPQADPTLLFTNAGMNQFKRVFLGEESRPYKRAVTVQKCLRAGGKHNDLENVGYTRRHHTFFEMLGNFSFGDYFKADAISFAWEFLTKTVGLDRSRLWVTIFREDDEADELWRKIGVSPSRIMRFGEKDNFWQMADTGPCGPCSEIHFDQGTAVPGDETPNGAGDRVIEIWNLVFMQYNRDAAGTLHPLPKPSIDTGMGLERLAAVAQGVHSNYDSDLFTPLLAAIGRRAGIAYGSKEEADRSMRVIADHLRSVTFLMTDGVLPSNEGRGYVLRRIVRRAARHGRLLGIVEPFLHELTAAVVENMGEAYPELRSSAGTVAEATRGEEERFIATLDQGLPILTDLVDETRSTGRMMLAGADVFKLYDTYGFPLDLIGEACREQGMTLDEQGFDRAIEEQRNRARKTGGFEQETTRPGLAELAGQVGATTFVGYDRLESDSVLLAILKGDRIVTEAAEGDEVEVVLDVTPFYAEGGGQVGDQGALLGLEGRLDVKDTTRPAPALILHKGTVSKGRIKQGEPLRVQVNGTTRQDAARNHTATHLVHAALRELLGPHVKQYGSLVAPNRLRFDFAHFRPLSSRDIDEIETTVNSEIRNNETVRTEVMSIQDAVANGALAFFGDKYGEQVRVVTVESFSKELCGGTHCRQTGEIGLFRIVSETGVAAGVRRIEAQTGSGALAMWRKLEAEVRELSDLLKVAQPELVSKTRKLMTQLKDKERELEELKLKMASGSSVASTVKTVAGVSVHVQRADGMDMNGLRALADQIRDKLRSGIVALGAATDDGKVALLVVVTKDLSGKIKAGDLIKVMAAEVGGTGGGRPEMAQAGGKDPAKLDRALEMVFDLVERAQQR; this comes from the coding sequence ATGATGAACAACAGCGCTGATGAACTGCGACGGGGTTTCCACCGGTACTTCGAAGAACATGGGCATCGGTCCCTTCCAAGCTCGCCGTTGATTCCGCAAGCGGACCCCACCTTGCTCTTCACCAACGCGGGCATGAACCAATTCAAGCGGGTGTTCCTGGGCGAGGAAAGCCGCCCCTACAAGCGGGCGGTGACGGTGCAGAAGTGTCTCCGGGCCGGCGGCAAACACAACGACTTAGAGAATGTGGGTTACACCCGCCGGCACCATACCTTCTTCGAAATGCTCGGCAATTTTTCGTTCGGCGACTATTTCAAAGCCGACGCCATCTCGTTTGCCTGGGAGTTCCTGACCAAGACCGTGGGGCTGGATCGTTCCCGCCTGTGGGTCACGATCTTCCGAGAAGATGATGAGGCCGACGAACTCTGGCGGAAGATCGGCGTGTCCCCCTCGCGCATCATGCGCTTCGGCGAGAAGGACAACTTCTGGCAAATGGCGGACACCGGCCCTTGCGGACCTTGTTCGGAAATTCACTTCGATCAGGGGACGGCGGTTCCCGGCGACGAGACGCCGAATGGGGCGGGAGATCGGGTCATTGAAATCTGGAACCTCGTGTTCATGCAGTACAACCGCGACGCCGCCGGCACGCTGCATCCACTCCCGAAACCGAGCATAGACACCGGGATGGGGCTGGAACGGTTGGCCGCCGTCGCTCAAGGCGTCCATAGCAACTACGACAGCGATCTCTTCACGCCGCTGCTCGCGGCAATCGGCCGTCGCGCCGGAATCGCGTATGGAAGCAAGGAAGAGGCGGACCGGTCGATGCGGGTCATCGCCGACCATTTGCGGTCCGTGACCTTTCTGATGACCGACGGCGTGCTGCCCTCCAACGAAGGGCGCGGGTATGTCTTGCGCCGCATCGTGCGCCGAGCCGCGAGGCACGGCCGGTTGCTCGGGATCGTCGAACCGTTTCTGCACGAGCTGACCGCGGCGGTCGTGGAAAACATGGGTGAAGCCTACCCTGAATTGAGAAGCTCGGCGGGAACAGTGGCCGAGGCAACAAGGGGAGAAGAAGAACGGTTCATCGCCACCTTGGACCAGGGATTACCGATCCTAACCGATCTGGTGGACGAGACCAGATCGACCGGCCGCATGATGCTGGCCGGCGCCGATGTGTTCAAACTGTACGATACCTACGGGTTTCCGTTGGATTTGATCGGTGAAGCCTGCCGTGAGCAGGGCATGACGCTGGACGAGCAGGGGTTCGACCGCGCGATCGAAGAACAGCGAAATCGCGCGCGCAAGACCGGAGGATTCGAACAGGAAACGACGAGGCCCGGACTGGCCGAGCTGGCCGGGCAGGTCGGCGCGACCACGTTCGTCGGCTATGACCGATTGGAATCCGACAGTGTGTTGCTGGCCATTTTGAAAGGCGACCGGATCGTCACGGAGGCGGCGGAAGGCGACGAAGTCGAAGTCGTGCTCGATGTCACGCCGTTTTATGCGGAGGGCGGCGGCCAGGTAGGCGATCAGGGTGCGCTGCTGGGCCTGGAAGGACGCCTGGACGTCAAGGATACGACGAGGCCGGCGCCGGCGCTCATCCTTCACAAGGGGACGGTGAGCAAGGGACGGATCAAGCAGGGCGAGCCGCTTCGGGTGCAGGTGAACGGCACGACCAGGCAGGATGCGGCGCGCAACCATACGGCGACTCATTTGGTGCATGCGGCTTTGCGCGAATTGCTGGGACCCCACGTCAAGCAGTACGGGTCGTTGGTGGCGCCCAACCGGTTGCGGTTCGACTTCGCGCATTTCCGGCCACTGTCCTCCCGCGACATCGACGAGATCGAAACGACCGTCAACAGCGAGATCAGAAACAATGAGACCGTACGCACCGAGGTCATGAGCATTCAGGACGCCGTGGCGAACGGCGCGCTGGCGTTCTTCGGCGACAAGTACGGCGAGCAGGTGCGGGTGGTCACGGTCGAATCGTTCAGCAAGGAGCTGTGCGGAGGCACCCATTGCCGCCAGACCGGTGAGATCGGCCTCTTCAGAATCGTTTCCGAAACCGGAGTCGCGGCCGGCGTCAGGCGGATAGAAGCGCAAACCGGCAGCGGCGCGCTGGCCATGTGGAGAAAGCTTGAGGCGGAGGTGCGGGAGTTGTCCGATCTCTTGAAGGTCGCACAACCTGAACTGGTGTCCAAGACGCGCAAGCTGATGACCCAGCTCAAGGACAAGGAGCGGGAGCTCGAAGAACTGAAGTTGAAGATGGCGAGCGGCTCTTCCGTCGCCTCCACGGTGAAGACGGTCGCCGGCGTCTCCGTGCATGTCCAACGTGCGGACGGCATGGACATGAATGGTCTACGTGCCCTGGCCGATCAGATTCGTGACAAACTGCGGAGCGGCATCGTGGCGCTGGGAGCGGCGACGGACGATGGCAAGGTTGCGTTACTTGTGGTGGTGACCAAGGATCTGTCCGGCAAGATCAAGGCCGGCGACCTGATCAAGGTCATGGCGGCCGAAGTGGGTGGAACCGGCGGCGGGCGGCCGGAGATGGCTCAGGCAGGAGGGAAGGATCCGGCCAAACTGGATCGCGCGCTGGAAATGGTCTTTGATCTGGTTGAACGGGCGCAGCAGCGGTAA
- a CDS encoding RecX family transcriptional regulator: protein MSKPTKDPALQCSDPWLQISVRYLARFDRTTKQVEEFLRARGASPIQITRTVRRLATLRYLDDSAYAERWIASRLSRGPFGTVRLRVELLRRGLPEAVIDAALRRALGEVDQDALARRAVGLKQRRGSRLSRQQMLRLLRQRGFEEDVISRIMGEWPGTERGDDEQQR, encoded by the coding sequence ATGAGTAAGCCCACGAAGGACCCGGCGCTTCAATGTTCCGATCCGTGGCTTCAAATTTCGGTGCGGTACCTGGCGCGGTTCGATCGGACCACGAAGCAGGTCGAGGAGTTTCTTCGGGCGAGAGGCGCATCGCCGATTCAGATCACCCGCACGGTCCGGCGCCTGGCGACGCTTCGGTACCTGGATGATTCCGCTTATGCCGAACGGTGGATTGCGTCCCGATTGTCGAGAGGTCCGTTCGGAACGGTCCGGCTGAGAGTCGAGCTGCTCCGGAGGGGGCTCCCCGAGGCAGTGATCGATGCCGCGCTGCGTCGTGCGCTGGGTGAAGTCGATCAGGACGCGCTAGCCCGCAGGGCGGTGGGTCTGAAGCAGCGTCGCGGCAGCCGGCTGAGCCGGCAACAAATGCTCCGCCTCCTACGTCAGCGGGGTTTTGAAGAAGACGTCATCTCCCGTATTATGGGAGAATGGCCTGGGACGGAGAGGGGCGATGATGAACAACAGCGCTGA
- the recA gene encoding recombinase RecA, giving the protein MAEKDDKKRALDLALSQIEKQYGKGAIMKLGDAEAAEAVPAISTGSLGLDIALGVGGFPRGRVIEIFGPEASGKTTLTLHAIAEVQKTGGVSAFIDAEHALDLTYARKLGVQADDLLVSQPDTGEQALEIAETLVRSGAIDLIVVDSVAALTPRAEIEGEMGDAHMGLQARLMSQALRKLTAAIAKSQTTVIFINQIRMKLGVMFGNPETTTGGNALKFYSSVRLDIRRIESLKEGQEVVGSRVRVKVVKNKMAPPFKQAEFDILFAQGISKSGELVDLGVDRKVLEKSGAWYSYRGERLGQGRDAVRDFLQTNQPLAREIEAKLRELAGLPGRGTEKSAPAPAKEERRAEEKREERRPHKVGV; this is encoded by the coding sequence ATGGCCGAAAAAGACGACAAGAAGCGCGCGCTTGATTTGGCCCTGTCCCAGATCGAAAAACAGTATGGGAAGGGAGCCATCATGAAGCTGGGGGATGCGGAGGCTGCCGAGGCCGTTCCGGCCATCTCCACCGGCTCATTGGGGCTCGATATCGCCCTCGGCGTCGGCGGGTTCCCTCGCGGCCGAGTCATCGAGATTTTCGGCCCGGAGGCATCCGGGAAGACGACGCTCACCCTGCATGCGATTGCCGAAGTGCAGAAGACGGGCGGCGTGTCAGCCTTCATCGACGCCGAACATGCCTTGGATCTCACCTACGCCAGAAAACTCGGGGTCCAGGCCGATGATTTACTCGTCTCGCAGCCGGACACGGGCGAACAGGCCTTGGAGATCGCCGAAACGCTGGTGAGAAGCGGCGCGATCGATCTGATCGTGGTCGATTCGGTGGCGGCACTCACTCCGCGGGCGGAGATCGAAGGCGAAATGGGCGACGCGCATATGGGCCTGCAAGCCCGGCTGATGTCCCAAGCCCTCCGAAAGCTGACCGCCGCGATCGCGAAGTCGCAGACGACGGTGATTTTCATCAACCAGATCCGCATGAAACTGGGCGTCATGTTCGGGAACCCTGAAACGACGACCGGCGGCAACGCCCTGAAGTTCTATTCCTCCGTCCGGCTCGACATCCGCCGCATCGAGTCGCTCAAGGAAGGGCAGGAGGTGGTGGGAAGCCGGGTTCGTGTGAAGGTGGTCAAGAACAAGATGGCGCCGCCGTTCAAGCAGGCGGAGTTCGACATCTTGTTCGCACAGGGCATTTCCAAGAGCGGGGAGCTGGTCGATTTGGGTGTGGATCGGAAAGTGCTGGAGAAATCCGGAGCCTGGTATTCCTATCGCGGCGAGCGCCTCGGGCAGGGTCGGGATGCGGTCCGGGATTTTCTTCAGACGAATCAGCCGCTGGCGCGTGAGATTGAAGCGAAGTTGCGCGAACTGGCCGGTCTGCCGGGCCGAGGGACGGAGAAATCCGCCCCTGCGCCGGCGAAGGAAGAGCGGCGCGCAGAGGAAAAGCGCGAAGAGCGGCGACCGCACAAGGTCGGCGTGTGA
- a CDS encoding response regulator — translation MPSTAMPCSPDVKPTVLIVDDEAAPRAALTQTLRQNFNILTADNGRTAMAVLNDHGVDLVTLDLRLPDGSGADLLTEIKRTHAQVEVIMVTAFGSLQSAMDCIRHGAAGFLLKPFNTSELLTISLQTAQKKQRLDSLRSLLAEDRALWGPEPGCSAAWRRLGAAYAASQKNGAILQPAHIGETTSPIQLLSDLLEARDRYLVNHGNRVSFYASLTANQLQLSLPEQNILSLGALAHDLDLIQAAEGHALQHESSRDGHRTDLGARIGRALGLPIDAVQIIALHHERWDGTGHPFGLQGERIPLLARIVSLAQGFDELTAERPGATPLTVKAAIDEIERQAGTAFDPALTELFCKTMREQPPQA, via the coding sequence ATGCCGTCTACCGCCATGCCCTGCTCACCCGACGTGAAACCGACCGTGCTCATTGTCGACGACGAAGCCGCGCCTCGCGCGGCGCTGACCCAGACGCTTCGCCAGAATTTCAACATCTTGACCGCAGACAACGGGCGCACCGCCATGGCCGTTCTCAACGACCACGGCGTGGATCTCGTGACCTTGGACCTCCGCCTGCCCGACGGCTCCGGCGCCGACCTGCTCACCGAAATCAAGCGGACCCACGCGCAAGTCGAAGTCATTATGGTGACCGCCTTCGGCTCGCTCCAGTCCGCCATGGACTGTATCCGTCATGGAGCAGCCGGGTTTCTGTTGAAGCCCTTCAACACTTCGGAATTGCTCACGATCAGCCTGCAGACCGCGCAAAAAAAACAGCGTCTCGATAGCCTGCGCAGCCTGTTGGCCGAGGACCGGGCGCTCTGGGGACCGGAACCGGGCTGCTCCGCCGCCTGGCGCAGACTGGGTGCCGCCTATGCCGCGTCTCAAAAGAATGGAGCAATTCTGCAGCCGGCCCACATCGGTGAAACGACCTCGCCGATTCAGTTGCTCTCCGACCTATTGGAGGCACGGGACCGGTATCTGGTGAATCATGGCAATCGCGTGAGTTTCTATGCCTCGCTCACCGCGAATCAACTACAGCTGTCGTTGCCCGAGCAAAATATCCTATCGCTCGGCGCACTGGCTCACGATCTGGACCTCATCCAGGCGGCGGAGGGTCACGCTCTGCAGCATGAATCCAGCCGCGACGGCCACCGCACCGACCTTGGCGCTCGGATCGGACGCGCTTTGGGCCTGCCGATCGACGCCGTGCAAATCATCGCCCTCCATCACGAACGATGGGACGGCACGGGTCACCCCTTCGGATTGCAGGGCGAGCGTATCCCCCTCCTGGCGCGCATCGTCTCACTCGCTCAGGGCTTTGACGAGCTCACCGCCGAACGGCCGGGAGCGACTCCGCTCACAGTCAAGGCCGCGATCGACGAGATTGAACGCCAAGCCGGCACCGCGTTCGACCCGGCTCTGACCGAACTGTTCTGTAAAACCATGCGCGAGCAACCTCCTCAAGCCTAG
- the thpR gene encoding RNA 2',3'-cyclic phosphodiesterase, producing the protein MIRAFLAVVPDAELLGRLALVQQDLKRRLGRDLPRSVRLSWVPPAAIHLTMKFLGDIPDDLAPVLHDAMVQTMSGHRSLSIPLERLGAFPDTRRPRVLWAGPGESWERGEDDRRLVTMHQAIEACCQIVDLAPDARPMAPHLTLARVREGNRQLGSLLARVGKLDEPIMPGPLMANSVVLMRSELHPTGSVYTPLWEVRLG; encoded by the coding sequence ATGATTCGCGCATTCCTTGCCGTCGTACCGGATGCCGAGCTGCTCGGGCGTCTTGCCCTGGTGCAGCAGGACCTCAAGCGGCGTCTGGGGCGGGATCTGCCTCGCAGCGTCCGGCTCTCCTGGGTACCGCCCGCGGCTATCCATCTCACGATGAAGTTTCTGGGCGACATCCCCGACGACCTCGCGCCGGTGCTCCATGACGCGATGGTTCAAACCATGAGCGGCCATAGGTCCCTGTCGATTCCACTGGAGCGGCTGGGAGCCTTCCCGGATACCAGGCGGCCGAGAGTGCTCTGGGCCGGTCCTGGCGAGTCGTGGGAGCGTGGCGAGGACGATCGGCGACTCGTCACGATGCACCAAGCGATCGAGGCATGCTGTCAGATTGTCGATCTCGCTCCGGACGCAAGGCCGATGGCTCCGCACCTGACGTTGGCGCGGGTCAGGGAAGGCAATCGTCAGCTCGGCTCACTGTTGGCTCGTGTCGGCAAGCTGGACGAACCGATCATGCCGGGGCCGCTCATGGCAAATTCTGTAGTATTGATGCGCAGCGAGTTGCACCCGACCGGTTCGGTCTACACACCACTGTGGGAGGTCCGCCTCGGCTAG
- a CDS encoding competence/damage-inducible protein A, with the protein MPPRRPAPPLHLAETIAVGSELLVGGRTDSNSLRIAEEFGRLGIAVRFKSIVGDDRKDIRTAVGTAARRAGVIVLTGGLGPTVDDCTREAVADVTGRRLTLRKDASEALKARLAEWGRIPNAGQRRQALIPAGATVIRNPVGSAPGFWMKWNGALLISLPGVPWEMEAMLRDSVLALLASELTDAGASVSPLTRLVFHTFGLPEAEVDAKLKGFIKPATPVDLGLLASPMGVLVSLTTRPSPPLSKVMLQRLADGVRSRLADWLYTEGQDSMEEVVGRLLTEQHKTVAVAESCTGGLIGHRLTQVPGSSAYVDCGVMCYSNRAKTDLLGVSPLLIARHGAVSAEVASAMARGMRERSGVSVALSVTGIAGPGGGTATKPVGLVYLGLDTEDGRSITKEYRFSGDRSVVKQRASQAALDVLRRWLLERAEPA; encoded by the coding sequence ATGCCGCCAAGACGCCCCGCGCCGCCGCTGCACCTTGCCGAAACCATCGCCGTCGGGTCGGAACTCCTGGTCGGCGGACGAACCGACTCCAATTCATTGCGGATCGCGGAGGAATTCGGCCGCCTCGGCATCGCGGTCCGTTTCAAATCGATCGTCGGAGACGACCGCAAGGACATTCGAACCGCAGTGGGAACGGCTGCCCGCCGGGCCGGCGTCATTGTACTGACGGGCGGGCTCGGACCGACCGTGGACGACTGCACGCGCGAAGCTGTCGCGGACGTGACAGGCCGGCGGTTGACTCTGCGCAAGGACGCGTCCGAAGCACTCAAGGCTCGGCTTGCTGAATGGGGGCGAATCCCCAACGCCGGCCAGCGCCGGCAGGCCTTGATACCGGCCGGCGCGACGGTCATCCGCAACCCGGTGGGCTCCGCCCCGGGCTTCTGGATGAAATGGAACGGCGCTTTGCTGATTTCCCTGCCCGGGGTTCCGTGGGAAATGGAAGCGATGCTGCGGGACTCCGTCCTGGCGCTCTTGGCCTCAGAATTGACTGACGCAGGCGCGAGCGTGTCTCCCCTCACGCGTCTGGTGTTCCACACGTTCGGACTTCCGGAAGCGGAGGTCGATGCGAAGCTGAAGGGGTTCATCAAACCTGCGACGCCGGTGGACTTGGGACTCTTGGCGTCGCCGATGGGCGTCTTGGTCTCTCTGACGACGAGGCCGTCACCACCCCTGAGCAAGGTGATGTTGCAACGGTTGGCCGATGGGGTGCGGTCGCGGCTCGCCGATTGGCTCTATACCGAGGGGCAAGACAGCATGGAGGAGGTGGTCGGTCGGCTTCTGACGGAGCAGCACAAGACCGTGGCTGTGGCGGAATCCTGCACGGGAGGGCTGATCGGTCATCGGTTGACGCAGGTGCCGGGCTCGTCAGCCTACGTCGATTGCGGCGTGATGTGTTACAGCAACCGTGCCAAGACCGACCTGCTCGGAGTATCGCCGCTATTGATTGCACGGCACGGCGCAGTCAGCGCAGAGGTGGCGTCCGCCATGGCACGGGGGATGAGAGAGCGAAGCGGCGTCTCGGTGGCTCTGAGCGTGACCGGCATCGCCGGCCCGGGAGGAGGCACGGCGACCAAGCCCGTGGGATTGGTCTATCTCGGGCTCGACACGGAGGATGGCCGGTCGATCACCAAGGAGTATCGTTTCAGCGGCGACCGCTCGGTCGTCAAACAACGGGCCTCCCAGGCGGCGTTGGATGTGCTCCGGCGCTGGCTCCTGGAGCGGGCGGAGCCCGCTTGA
- a CDS encoding chlorite dismutase family protein, with protein MAAPEQQAPPQPPKRQYVNFVFYKVDPAWRRLPEDERTRGKQEFLRAVEDYQGKVLVIAYSAVGIRGDCDIMLWRISYDLELFQEMSTKIMASGLGKYLSTPYSYLSMTKRSIYVDNHSHEGQESKRLTVVPGKSKYIFVYPFLKTREWFLLTKAARQGMMDEHIEVGHRFPSVKLNTTYSFGLDDQEWVVAFESDKPEDFLDLVMALRETEGSRYTLRDTPIFTCIRRSLKETLDTLGG; from the coding sequence ATGGCAGCCCCGGAGCAACAAGCACCACCGCAACCCCCCAAGCGCCAGTATGTGAACTTTGTTTTCTACAAGGTCGATCCGGCGTGGCGGCGGCTCCCGGAAGACGAGCGAACGAGGGGCAAGCAAGAGTTTCTCCGCGCCGTCGAAGACTACCAGGGCAAGGTGCTGGTGATCGCCTATTCCGCCGTCGGCATCCGCGGCGATTGCGACATCATGCTCTGGCGAATCAGTTACGATTTGGAGCTCTTCCAGGAAATGAGCACCAAGATCATGGCATCCGGCCTAGGCAAGTATCTCTCCACTCCCTATTCCTACCTGTCCATGACCAAGCGCTCGATCTATGTGGACAACCATTCGCACGAAGGACAGGAGAGCAAGCGGCTGACGGTCGTCCCCGGCAAGAGCAAATACATCTTCGTGTATCCGTTCTTGAAGACCCGTGAATGGTTCCTCCTGACGAAGGCGGCCCGCCAGGGCATGATGGACGAGCACATTGAAGTCGGGCACCGGTTCCCGTCCGTCAAGCTCAACACGACCTACTCGTTCGGTTTGGATGATCAGGAATGGGTGGTGGCGTTCGAGAGCGACAAGCCGGAAGATTTCCTGGACCTGGTGATGGCCCTCAGAGAAACGGAAGGGTCCCGCTATACCCTGCGCGACACCCCGATCTTTACCTGCATCCGCCGGAGCCTCAAGGAGACGCTCGACACCCTCGGCGGCTGA